The Oryzias latipes chromosome 8, ASM223467v1 genomic interval TGACATAAAATATGCAGCTCTTTTGGCCTTGGTATTCCATGGTCGTAGTTTACATGAGTGGGAAATGTTGTCCAAGGAGTAAAAGCAGCTACCGGTATGTtctattttcaaaatcaatttATGTTACCATTTTATACAGACATGAGGACAAAGAAGGAGCTTGCAAAAATATGTTCACTAAGTGTACCTGGAGAACCATAACACTAACTGCAGACAGACGAACTTTTGCAAAATAAGAGCTCTGAGGATATACacttattctaaaaaaaatttcttGAGTATAAACATCTTTCTGTTCACAAAAAGGGTTTTTATAATCAGAATTAAGTCTGAGAGCATTTGAAAAAAGGCTGTTGCCAACATTGATTTAAGCCTGAAAATAGCCTGTAGACATTGAAATGCAATTTCCATCAAACCACATATTTGTGTTTCTCTTTAGaataaatgactgaaaaaaacaaagaaactgctCCATAAtgtggcaaaaatgctaaaagtaAAAGGTTCTAATTCAACCTATCaaaacccatggtgacatctatgtaatagaaaaaaaaattgttctgtAGTCCCCTTGGTCTGTGGTATGTCCCACACAAATTtagttttaaggaaaaatgagTCTGGGTTCTTATAGGTTAAAACGAAAAGATTTACTTACAGAAACTGGTTAACGATAACTCAGCTTGGATGTTCTCATAGTGTTGATTAAGTCCGAGGATGTCTGCATGCTCCGAGGCAGGATGTCGGATTACGTGTGCAAgtgctctgaaaaaaacaaaaacaatcagagGTTCCATTTAAGTAAATTCTACCGTGTCTATTTTGTGTTCATCAccactaaaaaaaagaacatttaaaacgtTTAATATAACCATAAAACTCAGCGGCTTTGGTCAGTTCCTTGTTGCTGTAACAAATTGTAACACCAGCACATGTGACAAACTCACACAAACCTGACTATCAACATTTATTTAGTCGTAGTCAAACCATTTAGCCATTAAAGTTGATAATAATaactaatttttcattttgagctGAATTTATTCCCAGCCCTGactagaaatatttaaaaaacccaaattGTCAAAAGGCCTGTCTGGTCCCTAAATGGCAGGAGAACATGCATCCTCCCCACACCCACTCAGCCTCCTGACACCAACATTTATGGCACAACCGCTCAGTTCACAAGTGAGGAAGAGGCCAATGTTTGATCATCCCTCCCAAGCTGAGTATTTGCTGTGATCAAATTGCTTTGCTTCTTTATAAGGGTCTTTAGtgtaaaaacatcttaaaatctTAGCCTTTAATCCCATGTATTCTGAAATTAATGTACTTCTTATTCAATCTTTCATTACAGGGAAATAAACACTTTAAACAGATTTGATTTGTAATTCTTCAACAATTTTGAGTGTCAACAAACTAAACTTATATTTTTTATGGCACCTTTAATTTACTCAGcattgcttttttgtgtgtgtttaaggtcATCAAAGGTCTTGCTGCAGCTGTGAACTCATGGAGTCAACGATTATTTTGGTTTACAAAGACCAGCTTtagaatcagaaaataaaagaaaaagaagagcaaaCATCATCCTGCCCTTTTCCAAGTGGCCCCTTAAACAGAGCAGCCTATTGCTTGAGTATAGCTGAACTGGAATCATGAATAATTTCTCTGTCAATTGACATGTTTGAGAGCTAATTGTCATTTGAAGCTATCACAACGCTTGAAGGTTGAGTTTTGTGTGAGTCAACcctttaggcaaaaaaaaaaaaaatatttgcaaataaataataaataccaATTGTGACATGATCAAGttctgtaattaaaaaaaccaTATACAAGCATATATATTTATGTCTTTCAATAACTTCTTTTtatgttaataaagttttgttgccccccccccccttgttagGCCCGTGAAGTCCAACACCCACCTTGACATGTTCTCTCTGTGCGGACGGTGCGTCTTTTCCAGACCAAGCTTGGTGAAAATCCCGATCAGCGCCACGATGGCCACGATCCCGCATATGATATACACAATCAGGCTGGTTTTATCCTTTGCAGACTCCAGCGCCACATCCACTTTTGAGGGGGGTCTGCCGGTCATCATCCACGGGGGAGTGCCGTAGTTCATACAGGTGGTTTGGTCCAGGCGCGAGCTTTTGTACTCGCAGCAGAACCTGAAGCCACAGGTGCCGCAGCAGTACAGGTAGCTGCCGGTTCTACACACGAATGGCGGGTCCCACTGACCCATCACGTCGTAGTAGCCCTGGCACTTTTCCTCGGTGTGAGGGCTCTCCGTGACCAGACTCTCCCCATCCGTCACCATGGATTCGTTGAACCCGGTCATTATTATGAAGTCATCGACGGTTCGATCCGGCTCCCCCTGCGCGTCACAAACCATAACTTTCACCAAAAAGTAGCCAAGCAGCAGTTCAGTTCCCCGCATTTTTGCTGAGTTTTTCTCCCTGAAAATAATTCATATATTCCGACAGCACGTCACGAAGGACTGAGGTAGTTTGGTGCGTAAATTAGAACTCCAAATTCCATGCGTAAAAGCTGCGCGCCACCGCGCACCTTTCTCGGTTTCAGGTCATTTGGGGAATAATTTCAACTCTCAACCATCggctgaagaaaaaagagcatCACTGAAAGGAGGGGGGTGTCATTCAGACGCGTCTGAGGAAGCTTCACTCCAGGGCTCGGTGCAGAAAATAGACGGAGAGGGAGGGCGAAACAAGCCAAACATCAGATGAGAGAGAGGAAGGAGAGAGCTGGCTGCACTAGCTCTAATTACAACTCCTTACAGCCCGTTATTATTGtgctgtggttttttttaaaggctgcaAAGGCACAATTTGTGATCTAAATCTTTCTAACAATTCCAAAACCAGAGTTTTCCTCCCCCAGGTATAACACCATAACAAGTCACATAcaggtaaataaaacatttgcattGCCTCAACCACTGAAGATTTCTTTGCTTTAGCTTTAAGACTGCAGAGAATTAACAGTGCAAAACACTTTATTCAATCCACAGGGGAAAAAGCATCATTTCCTAAAGGCAGACAGTGGAGACAGGAGAAATATGGATCTTAACATGTTGGAtcctttatttttggaaaaaccaTTTGATCTAAAATTATTACCACTGAAAGGAGCACACCATCTGTCACCAGAGAAGTCTCTCTGTTCTTGTTTAATATGGAATCACGAAGCTACTTTTATTTACAAACCGCTGTCAGGAGAGCACAGATATTTTAAGTTCTAACGTCTTCAAAAgatttttgacctttttagaattatttttagggaaaaaataACTATTCTGTTTAATGGAATCAGACAAACTGTATTTATTGATTGGGTCTGCTATTCCTGCTATTCTGGTTATATAAAACAAGTGAATGGACATTAATCAATATTAGTTTAAAACTGATAGATAATACAACAATCAGTGTCTAAATACATGAAGAGATTGTTAAGGATTTTTATCATTTGCATTTCTTTCTTAAGCAAAATTCCATAATTCATGCATATGTAAATCTTTGTCAAG includes:
- the LOC101157296 gene encoding protein shisa-9B-like isoform X2, with translation MRGTELLLGYFLVKVMVCDAQGEPDRTVDDFIIMTGFNESMVTDGESLVTESPHTEEKCQGYYDVMGQWDPPFVCRTGSYLYCCGTCGFRFCCEYKSSRLDQTTCMNYGTPPWMMTGRPPSKVDVALESAKDKTSLIVYIICGIVAIVALIGIFTKLGLEKTHRPHRENMSRALAHVIRHPASEHADILGLNQHYENIQAELSLTSFYSNQMNNVAQSPTLISQPYPAVGQITSPYEQQTPLKDLNKYTTLKTVEKAGEGYQSSRQQPFEMTTTSSLPMEEVDMEPELTNPYSPPRQKSMKQDGQNSRGPRSYSTQSLYYSSISAASPGALRPWQSKDTLGHRQSYGPKNLSTIEKELHNSRYMPPQPYFVTNSKTEVTV
- the LOC101157296 gene encoding protein shisa-9B-like isoform X1, with amino-acid sequence MRGTELLLGYFLVKVMVCDAQGEPDRTVDDFIIMTGFNESMVTDGESLVTESPHTEEKCQGYYDVMGQWDPPFVCRTGSYLYCCGTCGFRFCCEYKSSRLDQTTCMNYGTPPWMMTGRPPSKVDVALESAKDKTSLIVYIICGIVAIVALIGIFTKLGLEKTHRPHRENMSRALAHVIRHPASEHADILGLNQHYENIQAELSLTSFYSNQMNNVAQSPTLISQPYPAVGQITSPYEQQTPLKDLNKYTTLKTVAEKAGEGYQSSRQQPFEMTTTSSLPMEEVDMEPELTNPYSPPRQKSMKQDGQNSRGPRSYSTQSLYYSSISAASPGALRPWQSKDTLGHRQSYGPKNLSTIEKELHNSRYMPPQPYFVTNSKTEVTV